A stretch of the Leptospiraceae bacterium genome encodes the following:
- a CDS encoding peptidoglycan DD-metalloendopeptidase family protein, translated as MIFQKPRKLPHGKELLRTEKFTLIYLGAGNLHYSFIGDKGLVYGDIDFKKNHFKIIPLLTIATLITSYLVFGTNPTSAMIEPPEVLQEEIVENDERDKLAKNADENYLKQTEAQKLAIIKSSESGKGKVKHISYHVKETDTMQSISSHFNVTPEAIREASNLKPTDKIYPGNVLSIPNRRGLLYKFKNGDTLAKVASTYKVSIDEVIEENKLEETDIFMPGQKIFLPGAIIPDPTPVWYSPVVSNIITSGFGWRSYPRYQFHEALDLKSNYEPVRAARSGKVIYSGWMGGYGNVVILEHSGDLKTLYAHNSKLYVREGDYVLGGKVISRSGCTGYCFGAHLHFEVIKNEKSVNPTSFIKGFSF; from the coding sequence ATGATATTTCAAAAACCTAGAAAACTTCCCCATGGCAAAGAGCTTCTCCGAACGGAAAAGTTTACTTTGATTTATTTGGGAGCAGGTAACCTTCATTATTCTTTCATTGGGGATAAAGGGTTGGTTTATGGAGATATCGACTTCAAAAAGAACCATTTTAAAATCATTCCTCTTTTGACCATTGCAACTCTAATTACCTCCTACCTTGTATTTGGAACGAATCCAACTTCTGCTATGATTGAGCCTCCAGAAGTTTTGCAGGAAGAAATCGTTGAAAATGATGAGCGTGATAAACTTGCAAAAAACGCAGACGAAAATTATCTCAAACAGACCGAAGCCCAAAAACTAGCTATTATAAAATCTTCTGAGTCAGGGAAAGGAAAAGTAAAACATATTTCCTATCATGTAAAAGAAACAGATACGATGCAGTCTATTTCTTCTCATTTTAATGTTACTCCTGAGGCGATAAGAGAAGCCTCCAATCTAAAACCGACTGATAAAATCTATCCCGGAAATGTTTTGAGTATTCCAAACCGTCGGGGATTGCTATATAAATTTAAGAACGGCGACACTCTTGCGAAAGTTGCCAGCACTTACAAAGTCAGCATTGATGAAGTCATTGAAGAAAATAAATTGGAAGAAACAGATATATTTATGCCGGGTCAAAAAATATTTCTTCCGGGCGCAATCATTCCTGATCCAACTCCTGTTTGGTATTCGCCGGTAGTGTCCAACATCATCACTTCTGGATTCGGCTGGCGCTCTTATCCAAGATACCAGTTTCATGAAGCACTCGATCTAAAGTCAAACTATGAGCCCGTTCGCGCTGCAAGATCTGGTAAAGTAATTTACAGTGGTTGGATGGGCGGTTATGGTAACGTAGTTATCCTTGAACACAGTGGTGATTTAAAAACTCTCTATGCTCATAACTCGAAGTTATATGTTCGAGAAGGCGATTATGTGTTAGGTGGTAAAGTGATTTCTAGGTCTGGTTGCACCGGTTATTGCTTTGGAGCACACTTACATTTTGAAGTGATTAAAAATGAAAAGTCAGTTAATCCAACTAGTTTCATTAAGGGTTTTAGTTTTTAA
- a CDS encoding caspase family protein, whose protein sequence is MTFKSKYYFLFNSIVLITLLFYLPVYSQEKKGKPTKAYHIKSKGMKLTEIDEEGVPINNGKRYAIIIGINDYNDTAISDLSKARNDAKGIGKILKDIGQFDQVFVMTDDVVRSDPEHLYPTKLNIEEKIESVLRFTTPDDLIVFYFSGHGISDYDENGFLVTADTVADKKFDTSLRVDWIVKKFKEKKIKKSLLVLDACRDKLYTSKSSERDSIKEKIYTEAEVAATFYSTKSGYYSYEDDDSDYGVFTKNLIYGMEGRADDNNDGVVSFGELQQFVEKGVRDWSIKKNKQQKPFTKIYGERTGDLAITVAGKPEVSLADKKVVVPSRIGYVWRSALVPGWGQYNSGAKKRGISYFVISLGFLGLHASNMSKLSAAQSAYTGAFAIPGSLFLPTYMNLQNKKSSLEKAGNASMISLGLLVGFWIWNVIDAGVLTDLPTEPKTSGLQFNIERDSLSSQSFVVGMPSSETRNYVEWYWRF, encoded by the coding sequence CCTACCACATCAAATCGAAAGGCATGAAGCTAACTGAGATTGATGAAGAAGGTGTTCCAATCAATAACGGAAAGCGTTATGCGATAATCATCGGAATCAATGATTACAATGATACGGCAATTTCTGATTTGTCTAAGGCACGAAATGATGCGAAGGGAATCGGAAAGATTCTAAAAGACATTGGGCAGTTTGACCAAGTCTTTGTAATGACAGATGATGTGGTCAGAAGTGATCCAGAGCATTTGTATCCGACGAAATTAAACATAGAAGAAAAGATTGAAAGTGTTCTACGATTTACAACTCCAGATGATTTAATCGTGTTCTACTTTTCAGGACATGGAATTTCTGATTACGATGAAAATGGATTTTTAGTAACAGCAGATACGGTAGCGGATAAAAAATTTGATACTTCTCTCAGAGTAGATTGGATAGTCAAAAAATTCAAAGAAAAGAAAATCAAAAAATCTCTCCTTGTGCTAGATGCGTGTAGGGATAAATTATATACCTCAAAAAGTTCCGAACGAGACAGCATTAAAGAAAAAATCTATACAGAAGCAGAAGTTGCGGCTACTTTCTATTCGACGAAGTCCGGTTATTACAGCTATGAAGACGACGACTCCGACTACGGGGTATTTACAAAGAATTTGATTTATGGAATGGAAGGCAGAGCAGATGACAACAATGATGGTGTAGTATCCTTCGGAGAATTACAGCAGTTTGTCGAAAAAGGCGTTCGGGATTGGTCGATAAAAAAGAACAAACAACAAAAACCATTCACTAAAATCTATGGAGAAAGAACAGGTGACTTGGCAATCACTGTTGCTGGTAAGCCTGAAGTAAGTCTTGCGGATAAAAAGGTAGTAGTTCCTTCTCGCATTGGATATGTATGGCGTTCTGCATTGGTTCCCGGTTGGGGGCAATACAATAGCGGAGCCAAGAAGCGGGGAATTTCTTACTTTGTAATTAGCCTTGGCTTTCTAGGTCTTCATGCCTCCAATATGAGCAAATTAAGTGCAGCCCAATCAGCGTATACTGGAGCTTTTGCGATTCCAGGAAGTTTGTTTCTCCCTACCTACATGAACTTACAAAACAAAAAAAGCAGTTTAGAAAAGGCTGGTAATGCCTCCATGATAAGCCTTGGTTTATTGGTTGGATTTTGGATTTGGAATGTAATAGACGCAGGGGTTTTGACTGATTTGCCCACAGAACCTAAAACATCAGGACTTCAATTTAATATCGAGAGAGATTCCCTGTCATCACAAAGCTTTGTAGTAGGAATGCCAAGTTCTGAGACGAGGAACTATGTGGAGTGGTATTGGAGATTTTGA
- a CDS encoding transglycosylase domain-containing protein: MNKNYNIISTKLIGFFASVVNSILTGSYAFFKLGVFLLFLGGLNAFLIVGSFDDVKLIPKAMDYEIPSTLYGVNAKGQYEPIAEFYQFSRIVLDLPSFKEETDAPDKRNKVLQCFLSTEDSNFYEHHGLDVRGIIRAFAVNIVAGKIKEGASTITQQVARLKFLNTDRSFIRKAREAWLAVLMEFYYDKNTILEMYLNEIPLGHGTLGVGAAARFYFRKDVNSLGWGEAALLASLTTRPKEFSPLVNPMISSNKVRVIFMKLVENGKMDISRAEIEYKKFSEYYASLNRSPNDSAYSDRLNRFPYFTEYIRRLLKKQISNEDLYSGGLKVYSTLNIQHQTEGEAVLSEGLANQTKISNQKSFKNIDAFDDKFGDIYNAISLIHDIGDFKFKISRMERTFRSVYQEELRDNYATLNLLTGTDNVGAVFDENYAKQTTQDHLLPVEGGIISMRPDTGYITSMIGGSGFRSDNQQLRPIQGYRQPGSSFKPLVYATVLDYYGKNPDKEPDKNVTASTLFLDSPLQYLMEDGDEWSPENYSEEYSGFMRLRAALESSKNSVAIRVVEHIGLGKLLPTLTELLRINRDIPKNYSVALGTFEMTPFELTRAYATLASGGKEVFPISILYITDSKDQMIKDFRPEHEKKERKQILSKEASLIITSMMSDVIKHGTGKAVLSAGLNRPSAGKTGTTNNFRDAWFVGYTPELVSSVWIGYDTGTVSLGKGMSGGVVASPLWGRFMAKALKGEPPKDFNFGENLNIITRKVCSISGKIPGPQCHKTYEEIFIKDTLDKTICEDHRGYNPEMDIPQEILPLPPVSSGNKEKEIVKPKKKKPVSGNKPEVAEPVKVEKPVSKKKPKKNIFQGDERLE; this comes from the coding sequence ATGAATAAAAATTACAATATCATCAGCACAAAACTAATCGGTTTCTTTGCCTCAGTGGTTAATTCCATATTAACCGGTAGTTATGCTTTTTTTAAATTAGGAGTCTTTTTGTTATTTCTCGGTGGTCTAAACGCTTTCTTAATCGTTGGCTCTTTCGATGATGTTAAGCTTATTCCAAAGGCTATGGACTACGAGATTCCTTCTACTCTCTATGGGGTCAATGCCAAAGGACAATACGAACCAATTGCTGAATTCTACCAGTTCTCTCGAATTGTTTTAGACTTGCCTAGTTTCAAAGAAGAAACAGATGCACCGGATAAGCGCAATAAGGTGCTACAATGCTTTTTATCTACAGAGGATAGTAATTTTTATGAGCATCATGGATTGGATGTAAGAGGGATTATCCGCGCCTTCGCTGTCAATATAGTAGCTGGAAAAATTAAAGAAGGTGCCTCCACGATTACCCAGCAAGTTGCTCGTTTGAAGTTTTTAAATACAGATAGATCTTTTATTCGCAAAGCAAGGGAAGCCTGGCTTGCTGTTCTCATGGAATTCTATTACGATAAGAATACAATACTAGAAATGTATCTAAATGAAATTCCTCTCGGACATGGAACCCTTGGAGTAGGAGCTGCGGCTCGGTTTTATTTTCGTAAAGATGTAAATTCTCTTGGTTGGGGAGAAGCGGCATTACTCGCAAGTCTCACCACTCGACCAAAAGAATTTAGCCCATTGGTTAATCCAATGATTTCATCCAATAAAGTTCGAGTTATTTTCATGAAGCTAGTGGAAAACGGGAAAATGGACATTAGCCGTGCAGAGATAGAATACAAAAAATTCTCCGAGTATTATGCCAGCCTAAATCGATCTCCGAATGATTCTGCTTATTCCGATAGACTGAACCGCTTTCCTTATTTTACAGAATACATTCGGCGTTTATTGAAAAAACAAATCAGCAATGAAGATTTATACAGCGGTGGATTAAAGGTATACTCGACTCTTAATATTCAGCACCAGACAGAAGGAGAAGCGGTTCTCTCAGAAGGACTTGCAAATCAAACAAAGATTTCCAATCAAAAATCTTTTAAGAACATTGATGCCTTCGATGATAAGTTCGGTGATATTTACAATGCGATTTCTTTAATTCATGATATTGGTGATTTTAAATTTAAAATCTCTCGGATGGAAAGAACTTTTAGAAGTGTATACCAGGAAGAGTTAAGAGACAATTATGCTACACTCAATTTATTGACTGGAACAGATAATGTGGGTGCTGTCTTTGATGAGAATTATGCAAAGCAGACTACACAAGATCATCTACTCCCGGTTGAGGGGGGAATCATCAGTATGCGCCCGGATACTGGCTATATTACTTCTATGATTGGTGGTTCGGGGTTTCGCTCGGACAATCAACAACTTAGACCGATTCAAGGTTACAGACAACCGGGCTCTTCTTTTAAGCCTCTTGTCTATGCAACTGTTCTAGATTATTACGGAAAAAATCCTGACAAAGAACCAGATAAAAATGTAACTGCCTCCACTTTATTTTTAGATTCTCCTTTACAGTATTTGATGGAAGATGGAGATGAATGGTCTCCTGAAAATTACAGTGAAGAATACTCCGGTTTCATGCGATTACGCGCTGCATTAGAAAGTTCCAAGAACTCAGTTGCGATTCGTGTAGTCGAGCATATTGGTCTTGGAAAACTTTTACCAACACTGACTGAGCTTTTGCGGATAAACAGAGATATCCCCAAGAACTATTCCGTTGCACTCGGAACATTTGAAATGACTCCCTTTGAGTTAACTCGTGCGTATGCGACACTCGCCTCCGGTGGAAAAGAAGTATTCCCGATTTCTATTCTTTACATAACCGACAGCAAAGATCAAATGATCAAAGACTTTCGTCCCGAGCATGAGAAAAAAGAGCGCAAGCAGATTTTATCTAAAGAAGCAAGTCTTATCATTACCAGTATGATGAGCGATGTAATTAAGCATGGAACGGGTAAGGCGGTATTATCTGCAGGTTTAAATCGTCCGTCTGCTGGAAAAACAGGAACTACGAATAATTTTAGAGATGCCTGGTTTGTAGGTTACACTCCTGAGCTTGTTAGCTCGGTTTGGATTGGTTACGATACAGGGACAGTTTCTCTTGGTAAAGGAATGTCAGGTGGGGTTGTGGCAAGTCCACTCTGGGGAAGATTTATGGCAAAAGCACTCAAGGGTGAGCCGCCTAAAGATTTTAATTTTGGGGAAAATCTAAATATCATAACCCGTAAGGTATGCTCTATTTCCGGAAAGATTCCAGGACCTCAGTGCCATAAGACCTACGAAGAAATCTTCATTAAGGATACTTTGGATAAGACCATCTGTGAAGACCACCGCGGTTATAACCCGGAAATGGACATTCCCCAAGAGATTCTTCCGCTTCCGCCTGTGAGTAGTGGAAACAAAGAAAAAGAGATTGTTAAGCCTAAGAAAAAGAAGCCAGTCAGTGGAAATAAGCCAGAAGTCGCCGAACCTGTTAAAGTGGAAAAGCCAGTTAGCAAGAAAAAGCCCAAAAAGAATATCTTCCAGGGAGATGAACGGTTAGAATAG
- a CDS encoding DUF1566 domain-containing protein, with the protein MNTNDSKFKIKNSKFLGVTILFIIGLFTYCPMVKYNNPTDGAGGLVMQLLDTFGKTINGNANQTTNTFAMRDVVTSIDEGTSKTIYVRLAVKSNTTQTITIKTDIPALEVNPTTLTFTPDNSTVEQSFTVSALIDSNLVDEKGNVTLSSSGELEAKTLGITNKDVTGNWVSITTDNSFVEEGNKGSINLKLTVKPYETIKIDLTSDYTGLTVDTGQLTFTKDNWSTEQIVGLTGSIDTNTISENVKITGSTSGITNFLTLTYRENSIVIPSTVSIYNGEHITAKLSYQPGANVTIAVTASLTFNGTTTASSLNFTPSNYSTTQNIVQINSITNLLLDTNLYSNIQTLTITASSNGMATVSKSVLLDIDKTYTTTTNAVYTGGTALDETITDTVNNLIWQKCNMGQTGTTCSGGRTTANWANSISYCDTLSIGGNSNWRLPTKSELATLVSGSISPTTHTIFASYTIANNYWSSTTYAPNTPNAWFVYFNNGLVNVINKTSNVYVRCVSGP; encoded by the coding sequence ATGAACACGAACGATTCAAAATTCAAGATTAAGAATTCAAAATTCCTTGGAGTAACAATATTATTCATCATCGGATTATTTACCTATTGCCCTATGGTTAAATACAATAATCCGACCGATGGTGCGGGCGGGTTGGTTATGCAGTTGTTGGATACATTCGGTAAAACAATTAATGGAAATGCGAATCAAACCACAAATACTTTCGCAATGCGAGATGTAGTAACATCAATAGATGAAGGAACTTCAAAGACAATTTATGTTCGTTTGGCTGTAAAGAGTAATACAACACAAACAATTACAATCAAAACAGATATTCCTGCTTTAGAAGTAAATCCTACTACTCTTACCTTTACCCCTGATAATTCCACGGTAGAACAGAGCTTTACAGTATCAGCATTGATTGACAGTAATCTGGTGGATGAAAAAGGAAATGTTACACTAAGTAGTTCAGGCGAGTTGGAAGCAAAGACGCTCGGAATAACAAACAAAGATGTAACTGGGAATTGGGTAAGTATAACGACAGACAATAGCTTTGTAGAGGAAGGAAATAAGGGAAGTATTAATTTGAAACTTACTGTCAAGCCATATGAAACAATTAAAATTGATCTAACATCTGATTATACAGGATTGACTGTCGATACTGGACAATTGACATTTACAAAAGATAATTGGAGCACGGAACAAATTGTAGGGTTAACTGGATCGATTGATACTAATACGATTTCAGAAAATGTAAAAATCACTGGAAGCACATCTGGAATTACTAACTTTCTAACTCTTACTTACAGGGAAAATTCAATTGTAATTCCATCTACTGTTTCTATATATAATGGAGAGCATATCACAGCCAAACTATCTTATCAACCTGGAGCTAATGTTACAATAGCAGTAACTGCCTCTTTAACTTTTAATGGAACTACTACCGCTTCTTCCTTGAACTTTACACCTAGTAATTATAGCACAACACAGAATATAGTTCAAATCAATAGTATCACAAACCTTCTATTGGATACTAATTTGTATAGTAATATTCAAACCCTAACTATTACTGCCAGTTCAAATGGAATGGCAACTGTATCAAAATCTGTGCTTTTAGATATTGATAAGACTTATACAACAACTACGAATGCAGTTTACACTGGTGGCACTGCTTTAGATGAAACAATTACAGATACGGTGAATAACCTAATCTGGCAAAAATGCAATATGGGACAAACTGGAACAACTTGCTCCGGTGGTCGCACAACTGCGAACTGGGCAAATTCCATATCCTATTGCGATACACTTTCAATAGGAGGAAATTCAAACTGGAGACTGCCAACGAAATCAGAGTTGGCGACCTTGGTATCTGGTTCTATTTCTCCGACGACTCACACAATTTTTGCAAGCTATACTATCGCCAACAATTATTGGTCGTCTACTACCTACGCGCCAAATACTCCCAATGCGTGGTTCGTCTATTTCAACAATGGCCTTGTCAACGTCATCAATAAGACAAGTAACGTCTATGTACGTTGTGTTTCCGGACCGTAG
- a CDS encoding zinc dependent phospholipase C family protein, whose protein sequence is MAGKITHIEVLAQAIKHLDHGTTDQRSISHLLLDQTNRKYANLGTITPDIFYYYHILSPAKLTANAQIWGDLHHHKNVTELVLNFLDIIIETEEGTYRDRMIAFVLGYICHCAVDVVTHPYIFFISSDYYNKDPEIASLAQYNHMRVEFALDSYLLDHRWGMSPKDYDFTHYIDVRRRGVSGLKKIDPMIWIFWLEALRLTFPEEFKKHYRGSVRKIIPGDIINDSYLGYIRFNEVLDSRSNAMRSLLKIVDYIPFTKKKASVLLMPFKDAIDTRILNSDEREWFYPADSSRKRNLSFIALVNQASNSARDAMTYAWEYLKGNVKREAMIKEYGGYNLDTGLRYQGISDMKEFAPL, encoded by the coding sequence ATGGCAGGCAAAATTACACATATTGAAGTCTTAGCGCAGGCGATTAAACACCTAGATCATGGCACGACAGATCAGCGCAGTATTTCTCACTTGCTTCTAGATCAAACCAATCGCAAATATGCAAATCTAGGAACAATTACTCCCGATATTTTTTATTATTATCATATTCTTTCTCCTGCTAAACTGACTGCCAATGCACAGATTTGGGGTGATTTACATCATCATAAAAATGTAACCGAATTAGTTCTTAATTTTTTAGATATCATCATAGAAACAGAAGAGGGCACCTATCGGGATAGAATGATTGCTTTTGTCTTAGGTTATATTTGCCACTGCGCGGTTGATGTTGTTACGCATCCGTATATTTTTTTTATTTCCAGTGATTATTATAACAAAGACCCAGAAATAGCAAGTCTTGCCCAATACAATCATATGAGAGTTGAATTTGCATTAGACTCTTATTTGCTAGATCATCGTTGGGGAATGAGTCCAAAGGACTATGACTTCACACATTACATTGACGTGCGTAGACGTGGAGTCAGTGGACTTAAGAAAATTGATCCGATGATTTGGATATTTTGGCTCGAAGCATTACGCCTAACGTTTCCAGAAGAGTTCAAGAAACATTACAGAGGCTCTGTTCGAAAGATTATTCCGGGAGATATTATCAATGACTCTTACCTCGGTTACATTCGATTCAATGAAGTTCTAGATTCTAGAAGTAACGCAATGAGAAGCCTTTTAAAAATAGTTGACTATATTCCATTTACAAAGAAAAAAGCATCTGTCTTACTTATGCCTTTTAAAGATGCTATTGATACAAGAATTTTAAATTCTGACGAGAGAGAATGGTTTTATCCTGCTGATTCCAGTCGCAAAAGAAATCTTTCCTTTATTGCATTAGTCAACCAAGCTTCGAATTCCGCTCGCGATGCTATGACTTATGCATGGGAATATTTAAAAGGCAATGTAAAGCGGGAAGCCATGATAAAAGAATACGGCGGTTACAACCTTGATACAGGTCTTAGATATCAGGGTATTTCCGATATGAAAGAGTTTGCACCTTTATGA
- a CDS encoding type II toxin-antitoxin system VapC family toxin, with protein MDALNGKNDAISLIKKIGFDNTILSSITLMEVYQGAINKSQLIKLKKNLSYYDILHLDFSISQKAIELISEFKLSHGLSMPDALIAASAITHNIPLCTYNIQDYKFIKELILFKT; from the coding sequence ATTGACGCGTTGAATGGAAAAAATGATGCAATCTCTTTGATAAAAAAAATAGGCTTCGATAATACGATTCTTTCTTCCATTACTCTTATGGAGGTATATCAAGGCGCTATTAATAAATCTCAACTGATTAAATTAAAAAAGAATTTATCCTATTATGATATACTTCATTTAGATTTTTCTATTTCTCAAAAAGCTATTGAGTTGATTAGTGAATTCAAATTAAGTCACGGTCTTAGTATGCCTGATGCACTCATTGCAGCTTCGGCGATTACTCATAATATTCCTCTTTGCACCTATAATATCCAAGATTATAAATTTATTAAAGAACTGATACTTTTTAAGACATGA